In a genomic window of Quercus lobata isolate SW786 chromosome 4, ValleyOak3.0 Primary Assembly, whole genome shotgun sequence:
- the LOC115987632 gene encoding hydroquinone glucosyltransferase-like, translating to MEQKPHIALLPSPGMGRLIPLVELAKLLLLHHDFHITCIIPVLGSPSKAMKAVVQALPTSIDHVFLPPVILEEEEIKGLKHGVQAMLTLTRSLPPLRDVLKSNRFSAFVVDPFGIDALAIAKELNISPYIFFPSNAFALSLVLHLPKLDETVSCEYRDLPEPVKLPGCIPIHGRDLLEPVQDRTSEFYKMFLTSTKRYRLAEGIIVNTFMELEGSAIKALLDEEAKNLPLFPVGPIQSGSSNQVDKLESDCLSWLDNQPHGSVLFVCFGSGGTLSYEQTNELALGLELSGQKFIWVVRAPNNESADATYLSDQTLGNNPLAFLPKEFVERTKGQGLVVPFWAPQAQVLSHGSTGGFLTHCGWNSTLESIMQGIPLIVWPLFAEQKMNAALLAEDLKVALRPKTNKNGLIDREEIAKVVKGLMVGEEGKKVHNRMKDIKIAAEKALSADGSSTKALSKLATQWKNHPDF from the coding sequence ATGGAACAAAAACCCCACATAGCTCTTCTACCAAGTCCAGGGATGGGACGTCTCATCCCTCTTGTAGAGCTTGCCAAGCtacttcttcttcaccacgacTTCCACATCACATGTATCATTCCCGTACTTGGGTCTCCATCCAAAGCCATGAAAGCAGTCGTTCAAGCCCTCCCTACTAGCATAGATCACGTCTTTCTTCCTCCAGTGATattggaggaggaggagatcAAAGGCCTAAAGCATGGAGTCCAAGCTATGCTCACCTTAACTCGTTCACTGCCACCTCTTCGTGATGTGTTAAAGTCTAATCGATTTTCCGCTTTTGTAGTCGATCCTTTTGGGATTGATGCGCTAGCTATTGCTAAGGAACTCAACATCTCGCCCTACATTTTCTTCCCCTCAAATGCTTTCGCGTTGTCTTTGGTTCTTCATTTGCCAAAGCTGGACGAGACAGTTTCATGCGAGTATAGAGACCTACCAGAACCAGTAAAACTTCCAGGGTGCATACCTATTCACGGTCGAGATCTTTTAGAACCGGTGCAAGATCGAACAAGTGAGTTCTACAAAATGTTTCTTACCAGCACAAAACGGTACCGATTAGCCGAAGGTATTATCGTTAATACCTTCATGGAATTGGAAGGAAGTGCCATAAAAGCTTTGTTAGACGAAGAAGCTAAAAATCTCCCACTTTTTCCAGTTGGACCGATCCAAAGTGGTTCAAGCAATCAGGTTGACAAGTTAGAGTCAGACTGTTTAAGTTGGTTGGACAATCAACCACATGGCTCtgtcttgtttgtttgttttgggagTGGTGGAACCCTCTCATATGAACAAACCAATGAGCTAGCCTTAGGATTGGAATTGAGCGGCCAAAAGTTCATATGGGTTGTAAGAGCCCCAAATAATGAATCAGCTGATGCCACATACCTTAGTGACCAAACTCTCGGCAACAACCCTCTTGCTTTCTTACCAAAAGAGTTCGTAGAGAGGACTAAAGGGCAGGGTCTAGTTGTGCCCTTTTGGGCTCCACAAGCCCAAGTGCTTAGCCATGGCTCCACGGGTGGATTCTTAACTCATTGTGGTTGGAATTCCACCCTAGAGAGTATCATGCAAGGTATACCATTAATTGTATGGCCACTTTTTGCAgaacaaaaaatgaatgcaGCATTATTAGCTGAGGATCTAAAAGTGGCACTGAGaccaaaaactaacaaaaatggTCTAATTGATCGAGAGGAAATTGCAAAAGTTGTAAAGGGTCTAATGGTTGGAGAAGAAGGGAAGAAAGTTCATAATCGTATGAAAGATATAAAGATCGCTGCTGAGAAAGCACTAAGTGCAGATGGCTCTTCTACAAAGGCACTCTCTAAATTAGCAACCCAATGGAAAAATCATCCTGACTTTTAG
- the LOC115985084 gene encoding LOW QUALITY PROTEIN: hydroquinone glucosyltransferase-like (The sequence of the model RefSeq protein was modified relative to this genomic sequence to represent the inferred CDS: deleted 1 base in 1 codon; substituted 1 base at 1 genomic stop codon) — protein sequence RLHFRDLSEPLKLLGCIPIHGRDLIEPAQDRTSEYYKEIFRIGKQLRLTEGIMVNTFMELEGSAIKAFEEEVGKISLYPVGPIMQIGSSNQVDRSDCLRWLDNQPRESVLFVCFGSGGTLSYNQMTELALGLELSGQKFLSVVRSPNESANAGYLNDQSHDKSPLAFLPKGFVERAKGQGLMVPSWVPQAQVLSHSSTGGFXLSHCGWNLTLESIMQAIPFITWPFFAEQKMNTVLLAEDLKVALRPKANEKGLADREEIAKVVKDLIVGEGGKKVHKHIKDLKIAAEKALSVDGSSTRALSALASQWKNQPSF from the exons CGTTTGCATTTTAGAGACCTATCAGAGCCATTGAAACTTCTGGGGTGCATACCTATTCACGGTAGAGATCTTATAGAACCTGCTCAAGATCGAACAAGTGAGTATTACAAAGAGATTTTTCGCATCGGAAAACAACTCCGATTAACTGAGGGTATTATGGTTAATACCTTCATGGAATTGGAAGGAAGTGCTATAAAAGCTTTCGAAGAAGAAGTAGGAAAAATCTCACTTTATCCAGTTGGACCCATCATGCAAATTGGTTCAAGCAATCAGGTTGATAGGTCTGATTGTTTAAGATGGTTGGACAATCAGCCAAGGGAGTCTgtcctatttgtttgttttggtagTGGTGGAACTCTCTCTTATAACCAAATGACTGAGCTAGCCTTAGGATTGGAATTGAGTGGCCAAAAGTTCTTATCGGTGGTAAGAAGTCCAAATGAATCAGCAAATGCTGGGTACCTTAATGACCAAAGCCATGACAAGAGCCCTCTTGCTTTCTTACCAAAAGGGTTTGTAGAGAGGGCCAAAGGGCAGGGTCTGATGGTGCCTTCTTGGGTACCACAAGCCCAAGTGCTTAGCCACAGCTCCACTGGTGGGTTC TAATTAAGTCACTGTGGTTGGAATTTGACCCTGGAAAGTATCATGCAAGCAATACCATTTATTACATGGCCGTTTTTTGCAgaacaaaaaatgaatacaGTATTATTAGCTGAGGATCTAAAAGTGGCGTTGAGACCTAAAGCTAACGAGAAAGGTTTAGCGGACCGAGAGGAAATTGCAAAAGTAGTAAAGGATCTTATAGTCGGAGAAGGAGGCAAGAAAGTTCATAAGCATATAAAAGACTTAAAGATTGCCGCTGAGAAAGCACTAAGTGTAGATGGGTCTTCTACTAGGGCACTCTCTGCATTAGCATCCCAATGGAAAAATCAACCTTCCTTTTAG
- the LOC115987723 gene encoding hydroquinone glucosyltransferase-like, translating to MEQKPHIALLPSPGMGHLIPLVELAKLLLLHHDFHITCIIPVLGSPSKAMKAVLQALPTSIDNVFLPPVILEEEEIKGLKLEVQAMLTLTRSLPPLRDVLKSTRFSAFVVDPFGIDALDIAKELNISPYIFFSSNAFALSLVLHLPKLDETVPCEYRDLPEPVKLPGCIPIHGRDLIEPVQDRTSELYKMFLTNAKRYRLAEGIIVNTFMELEGSAIKAMLEEEAKNLPLFPVGPIQSGSSNQVDKLESDCLSWLDNQPHGSVLFVCFGSGGTLSYEQTNELALGLELSGQKFIWVVRTPNNESADATYLSDQNLGDNPLAFLPKGFVERTKGQGLVVPLWAPQAQVLSHGSTGGFLTHCGWNSTLESIMQGIPLIVWPLFAEQKMNAALLAEDLKVALRPKTDKNGLIDREEIAKVVKGLMVGEEGKKVHNRMEDIKIAAEKALSADGSSTKALSKLATQWKNHPDF from the coding sequence ATGGAACAAAAACCCCACATAGCTCTTCTACCAAGTCCGGGGATGGGACATCTCATCCCTCTTGTAGAGCTTGCCAAGCtacttcttcttcaccacgacTTCCACATCACATGTATCATTCCCGTACTTGGGTCTCCGTCCAAAGCTATGAAAGCAGTCCTTCAAGCCCTCCCTACTAGCATAGATAACGTCTTTCTTCCTCCAGTGATattggaggaggaggagatcAAAGGCCTAAAGCTTGAAGTCCAAGCTATGCTCACCTTAACTCGTTCACTGCCACCTCTTCGTGATGTGTTAAAGTCTACTCGATTTTCTGCTTTTGTAGTCGATCCTTTTGGGATTGATGCACTAGATATTGCTAAGGAACTCAACATCTCACCCTACATTTTTTTCTCCTCAAATGCTTTTGCGCTGTCTTTGGTTCTTCATTTGCCAAAGCTGGACGAGACAGTACCATGCGAGTATAGAGACCTACCAGAACCAGTAAAACTTCCAGGGTGCATACCTATTCACGGTCGAGATCTTATAGAACCGGTGCAAGATCGAACAAGTGAGTTGTACAAAATGTTTCTTACCAACGCAAAACGGTACCGATTAGCTGAAGGTATTATCGTTAATACCTTCATGGAATTGGAAGGAAGTGCTATAAAAGCAATGTTAGAGGAAGAAGCTAAAAATCTCCCACTTTTTCCAGTTGGACCGATCCAAAGTGGTTCAAGCAATCAGGTTGACAAGTTAGAGTCAGACTGTTTAAGTTGGTTGGACAATCAACCACATGGCTCtgtcttgtttgtttgttttgggagTGGTGGAACCCTCTCATATGAACAAACCAATGAGCTAGCCTTAGGATTGGAATTGAGCGGCCAAAAGTTCATATGGGTTGTAAGAACCCCAAATAATGAATCAGCTGATGCCACATACCTTAGTGACCAAAATCTCGGCGACAACCCTCTTGCTTTCTTACCAAAAGGGTTCGTAGAGAGGACTAAAGGGCAGGGTCTAGTTGTGCCCTTGTGGGCTCCACAAGCCCAAGTGCTTAGCCATGGCTCCACGGGTGGATTCTTAACTCATTGTGGTTGGAATTCGACCCTAGAGAGTATCATGCAAGGCATACCATTAATTGTATGGCCACTTTTTGCAgaacaaaaaatgaatgcaGCATTGTTAGCTGAGGATCTAAAAGTTGCACTGAGACCAAAAACTGACAAAAATGGTCTAATTGATCGAGAGGAAATTGCAAAAGTTGTAAAGGGTCTCATGGTTGGAGAAGAAGGGAAGAAAGTTCATAATCGTATGGAAGATATTAAGATCGCTGCTGAGAAAGCACTAAGTGCAGATGGCTCTTCTACAAAGGCACTCTCTAAATTAGCAACCCAATGGAAAAATCATCCTGACTTTTAG